In Rutidosis leptorrhynchoides isolate AG116_Rl617_1_P2 chromosome 6, CSIRO_AGI_Rlap_v1, whole genome shotgun sequence, the DNA window TCTCATTGCTAAAAATATCATATGATGTTTGCAATAATAATGAACTACATTCCATTTTATACTTAAATTATACTCTGTAGATTTGTCTGGAATGCCATAAATATTATCAGAATGACTTTAATGCAAGAAGGAAATACTTGTTTATTGTTAAGATCCATTTTTGTTTATATTTGAGTTTGAACTAGTCCTTCTCTGCAGAATTGTCCTTTTTATAATCCAAATATAAGTTTTATATTTTTAGAATGAAAGTTTTGTGTTATGATTACAATTGCACAAGACTGTCTAAATAATAATGTAACCCGGTCCTACTTGGTTGAACATTGAAAGTGAAAAGCATTAAATGATAAACTAGCTAACCAAGTTTACAATTCTAGAAAAAAGGTTGGTATAGGTAAACTGATTGGATAAGGAACACCAATATGTCATTATACAATATATGAAATTATATTGTGCCTATACGGTTGGGTCAGTTTGGGTCAaaacggttttgggttgaaatgggtcataggtcatATTGGGAAAAATTTAAACGGgtccaaacgggtcaggttgggtcggtttgggtaacaggtCGAAATGGGTAATGGGACAAATAGGTTCAAACGGGTCATATACTTTTACATTtaattttttacatttattatattgtgttagttattattgtttattattaattattaatatgtatatgtatatatgtatatgtattatatataagaaaatattaatatcaatatatataataattgatataACGATTAATGCTTTCATAAATGATTGACGGATGAAACTTGTTATGCTCggcccatttgacccattcacaagaccCATTAGACCTGTACTTATTTAACAAACTATAGGTATTGATACCCATTAGACCCATTCTTTTATATTTTGTGTAAGACTCAATAGGTTGGAGAAAAACTCATTGGACCTTTTTTAAAGTTTTGGTTTACATTGTCGGACCTATATTTTTCAATgacccaattgacccgaaagcttgacccatttgacccaaatttgagagtatgggtctcaattgccaggtataaTTGTGCCTAAGTGACCTTGTTGATTTCATTTGATCATTTAATCTCAGTTACTAAAGCTTAAAATATTAATCGTTTGAATAATCAACTTTACTGGTGGAAATATTGTTGCAGGTTTTATTGTTTATAGCTATAAGTTATGCAGCAAGGTCTGATACACGAATACTTTTGACTTCCAATGCAACATCAAGGTGATTGTTTTAGTAGATATCCTTCATTGAAAACTAGTTTAGCTAGTACGTAGGAAAGTTTGAATTTTTTTGGCATATTTGAATACCTAACTAATGTATTTTCGTTAGCAACTATGTCTTATTGTTGGTTGCCGCCTTTACAATTTACCGATGAGGCTAAATTATTTGCATCTGATATAGGGAAAAACACGGTGAAGATTATTGTGCAATGTATGATATATGTGGAGCACGTAGTGATGGGAAACTAGTCAACTGCCCTTTCGGTTCTCCATCTGTAAAGGTAGTTTTATAACCAAAATTACATTATTCCAGTGGCCCACAATAGGATCCAAAATAATAAGAAATGATAATAGAAGTAATCAACATTACAAACTAATTGACGTTTTCTTTTGTTTTTCAGCCAGATGACCTTTTATCAGCTAAGATACAGAGTTTGTGTCCAACCATTTCCGGAAACATTTGCTGTACGGAGTCTCAGTTCGATACATTGCGTTCACAAGTTCAACAGGTACAATGTTCTGCTTCATACCTAACTTACAAACCATATTATGCTAAAACCTTTTACAGATTATGTTTCTTAAATTCGTTATGTTTTTAATTCTCGCAGGCCATACCATTTTTAGTTGGATGTCCAGCATGCTTAAGGAACTTTTTAAATCTCTTTTGCGAGCTTTCGTGCTCTCCGCATCAGAGCCAATTTATTAATGTGACTTCTATTTCCAAGGTCAAAACTTTATATTCGGGACCCACGTTGTAGTCAACAAATAACCGCACAGCTATTTTGTAGCTCTTAACTCTTATTACAACGTGTCCACTGATTCTCCATATAATATAATTTCTTTCAGATAAAGAGTAATTCGACTGTGGGTGGGATCGATTACTTTATAACCGACACTTTTGGAAACGGTTTATTCGAATCTTGTAAGGACGTAAAGTTTGGTTCTCTAAATTCTCGGGCTATCGACTTTGTTGGTAACGGTGCTAAAAATTTCAGAGGTAAATCATCTATCGTTTTCTCCTCCTATGCACGGATGCATGCGACATTTTGCACAAAGCATATGATTGTTTTTTTTGGCAGAGTGGTTCGCTTTCATTGGTCGAAAAGCAGGCCTTCAGTTACCAGGTTCACCTTATGCAATAAACTTTCGGTCAGATGCTGATGTGTCAATAGGAATGAAGCCTATGAATGTCACTACGTATTCATGTGGTGACACGTCACTAGGCTGTTCTTGTGGTGATTGTCCTTCTGCTTCTGTTTGTTCCAGTTCTGCACCTCCCACAACTCACAAAACAGGCTCTTGCTCAGTGAGGATTGGCTCTCTTAAGGTGTGTTTAACACCAATTATTAGTCAATAGTTAAATATAAATTTGCGCTTTGTTTAAATAATGTTCTTATTCACAAAACGTTAGACATGGCAAAATGTGGATTGGGCGGGTTTCATAAGGAAAATGCTAGGGTCGCATTTTTTCTCGAAGAAGACAAATTTATGTGGACCAATGATGTGAAGAGAGATAATTTAGAGAGATAAGTTAGAGATATAAGAGGTACGTATTATGCATCagtttataacaataacaatataaataaataaagaggTTATATGTTTAAAAAATCACAGTTTCATCTCAATCCTATGATTCACCTCACATGTTTCCTTTtagactatattaataataataataataatttaataataataataataataatactcataataataatcaaAGTATAACCCACTACTAGTGATAAAGCATAAGCCAAAACTACCTAGTTGTAACGAAATGGGTCGACATTGCCACATCAACGTGAAAACAGAAGTAATTTAACTCTCTGATGTTCAAACTAAGATATCATGAAGGGCACAATCCTTCTGCTATTTGTTTAATGGTTCAGTTTTAAATCCTCGCAGGCAAAATGCATTGAAGTTTCACTTGCAATCATATATATTTTATTGGCCTCCGCGTTTCTTGGGTGGGGACTATTCCACAAAAGACGAGCACATAACCCAGACTTGAGAACTAAATCATCGATGAGCGTGACTAAAGGTCGTCTAGTACACCAAGTCCATGATAGGAAAAATGAAAATATTCCCATGCAGGTAcacattattatataataattaattaattcattttatattataataacttgCTTATAAATTTTCCATTCACAATGATTTTGTTCGATTTAGATGTTGGAGGATAACCCTCAAATCACAAGTGGGGTCCAGCTTTCACGTGTTCAAGGATACATGGCGAAGAAATTCGGGTCAAAGctcattaaattaaattaaatgctAATTAGCTACACATTATTTAGAACCTCACATTTTGACCGTGACGTTAAATTTCAGGTTATACGGAACATGGGTCGCTAGAAATCCGGTTCTTGTCTTGTTCTCTTCACTGGCTTTCACTTTGATTCTTAGTTTAGGCTTAATCCGGTTTAAAGTAGAGACAAGGCCCGAGAaggtattagcattattattattatttttttcatattCATTTTTGCAGACATAGTTCTACAAATTCATTTTTGAACTTGTGTTATTGTAGCTTTGGGTGGGCCATGGAAGTAGAGCTGCAGCAGAGAAACAATATTTTGATAGCCACCTGGCACCTTTCTATAGAATCGAGCAGGTGAGGAGGTATCTACATGCATATTATGCATGATGCAAAGTTTGATAATTTCGTATTCAAACCGTTTACGGCTTGTTGTATTGTTAAACATTGTTACTAACAACAGTCGATAATAATTTACAGCTCATATTGGCAACAAAACCTCATGCTGCGCATGAGAAACCACCATCTATTGTCACCGAGGAAAATATCAAGTTGCTTTTTGCAATTCAAGAGAAGGTAGTACTTTATTTTGGTAATACGAGCCTTTAGTTGCATAATTTATAAGCTGTATTGCTTCAATAGGTAGACGGAATTCGAGCGAATTATTCTGGGTCGATGGTTTCTTTGACAGACATTTGCTTGAAACCTCTCGACGAGGTTTGTGCCACACAAAGTGTTCTCCAGGTAACTCTTATTATTGATTGCCCGATTATTTACTATTTGCTTGTTTGGTTGATTAGTAGTTGATTGTATCTTGTTTGCCATATGTTTACGGTTTCTTTTTTACTTTTTATGTTGTAGTATTACAAAATGGACCCTAAAAATTATGATGACTTAGGGGGTGTTGACCATGCTGAATACTGCTTTCAGGTATGGATACTTGTGATATCTTCATGGTCAAAGTTTAAATGGTTAAAAAGATGTTTTTATTTGTAGTCACAAATGTTATTTTTTACCAGATTTAATGAATAGTTCTTTTCGCACTTCTTTTCGTATTTACTAATCTCTGACGATACTTATTTCCGTAGCACTACTCTTCTGATACGAATTGTATGAGTGCATTCAAAGGCCCACTAGAACCAAGCACAGCATTAGGAGGTTTCTCTGGAAACAATTACTCAGAGGTAattttttgatatatatattttttaatttcaaatgtaaatgttaatatgttttgtaGTGACCCTATAATGATGATTAAAAGACAGGCCTCTGCATTTCTTATAACTTACCCCGTGAACAATGTGATCAATAAGGAAAGCAATGAAACCAAAAGGGCAGTTGCCTGGGAGAAGGCCTTCATTAAGTTAGTTGAGGTTTGAATTTTCAAAACCTCATGTTAATTACCTACAAGTTTATTTTTTATAGGAAAAACAATTTGACATGTTTGAAACTAATGTATCAGGACGAGCTCTTACAAATGGTGGAATCCAAGAATCTGACATTATCCTATTCCTCTGAAAGTTCTATCGAAGAAGAATTGAAAAGGGAAAGTAGTGCAGATGTTATAACAATTTTGGTGAGAACATGTTTATGTTTTTGTTAGTTAAGACTCGAGGCTTAAGACCATTGatttattattaaattactaaTTTGTTCTTGAAATTACTCCGTGTAATTATTTTCAGATAAGTTACCTGGTGATGTTTGCTTACATATCACTGGCATTGGGTGACACTCCTCGCTTCACTTCTTTTTATATATCTTCCAAGGTAATCAATATTTTAGCAGGCCTCTtaattataaacattataatatttactgattacatgtttacttataattctTATTCTATTACAGGTATTGCTGGGGCTTTCTGGTGTACTACTTGTCATGCTCTCTGTTATTTCGTCAGTTGGTTTTTTCAGTGCAATTGGAGTAAAATCTACACTCATCATCATGGAAGTCATCCCTTTTCTTGTTTTGGCTGTAAGTTTCAGCTTGTTCTGTATTCTATATAATACAGGTGGCAATATGGGCGGGTTTGACCTGGAAATGTTTCATATACATTATTTTATTAAGTGAATACAACAGTCAATAATAAGTGTTTATATAGGAAGACCAACATAACCAATCTTTTTTTGAAGAACTATGATAATTTGATGATAGATGTCAATTATCGATTTTGACAGGTGGGGGTAGACAACATGTGTATTTTGGTACATGCAGTTAAAAGGCAGCAAGCGCAGTTGCCTTTAGAAGACCGAATTAGTAACGCACTTGCAGAAGTTGGACCATCGATAACTCTAGCCAGTCTATCTGAGTTTCTAGCATTTGCTGTTGGAAGCTTTATTCCAATGCCCGCATGCCGAGTATTTTCTATGTTTGCAGGTCAGACATCGATAAATTTTAGATAATTGTGaaatataatactttatataatgaAGTATAGAAATTTAGGCAGTATTTATGTTTTATTTCAGCACTGGCTATACTATTGGACTTCCTTCTGCAAGTTACTGCTTTTGTGGCTTTAATTGTTTTTGATTTTTTGAGAGCCGAGGACCAAAGGATTGATTGCTTTCCATGTATTAGACTTCCGAGCTCCCATGTTGATGCCGATCAAGGTTTGTGAAACAAGTATCTTTGTACTTTTTGTTTTGTACAACGTTTGACGTATCTGAAAGTTTGCTATTGTAGGTAATGATCAAAGGAAATCTGGATTACTTACTCGATATATGAAGGTAAGAACATAGTTAAGAAATCATTGGTGAAAATGTTACTTCTTTATGTGGTCGTATAATATTTGAGATTTATTATGCAATTTTCAGGAGGTTCATGCACCAGTACTCGGTATATGGTTGGTTAAATTGGTAGTTATTGTTGTGTTTGCTGCATTATCATTGGCCAGCATTGTAAGTTATTTGATTAAAGTAGTATTAAGCATTTTATCGTTTATCTAATATAAAAGTTTTCATCTCCTCAAATATCTTTTCTTGAATCTTGAATATTTACAAGGCATTATGTACGAGGATTCAACCTGGTTTAGAACAAAAAATAGTTTTGCCTCGAGACTCATATCTTCAGGTATATAAGCTTTGGATACTTTTAATGCTTGAgcatttaatcatttttaagttCTTTAACTGTCGTTTCTCATGCAGGGTTATTTCAATAATGTATCGGAGTATCTCAGAATTGGTCCACCTCTATATTTTGTTGTCAAAAACTATAATTACAGGTAAACTAGTTTGCGTTTATTTATCTTAATGCATACTTCTAACTCAATTATTTGTTCACATAAAATTTTACCGTTTCCACAGTTCAGATTCGAGACAGACAAATCAACTGTGTTCCATCAACCACTGTGATTCAAACTCCCTTTTAAATGaggtatgagtttgatttatctaaggtttattttattatatttccgTATTTATTCAATATAACATGATTTAGATTATCCATTATGTAAGTTTTGGTGATGTAATAATGTTATTCATATGGAGAAAGTTGATATAATTTATGTGCAGATATCAAAAGCATCTTTGGAACCCAAATCAAGCTACATTGCTAAACCGGCCGCTTCGTGGCTTGATGATTTTCTCGTTTGGGTATCTCCCGAAGCTTTTGGGTGCTGTAGAAAGTTTACTAATGGATCCTTTTGTCCTCCTGATGATCAGGTTAATCATAAATTTCTTGAAACATTGCTCCGTTTAAAATATGTATATCAAGTGGAATTATAAGGTGATATATATTTTGTATCTTTCAGCCTCCTTGTTGTACTTCGAGTGATGGTACCTGTAGCGTAAATGGATTTTGCAAGGACTGCACAACGGTAACTACTACAATTTTGCTACACAGATTTGTATTATTCATTATGTTTAAAATTGAAGAGAATATCATGCTTACTGAAATTTGGACATCATTAGTGTTTCCGTCACTCAGATTTTCAAAATGATCGTCCGACCACAACGCAATTTACGGAGAAGCTTCCGTGGTTCCTTGCTGCTCTGCCTTCTTCTGATTGTGCAAAAGGTGGCCATGGGGCTTACACAAATAGTGTGGAACTTAACGGTTAGTCATGCCCAACAACGTTAATAGTATTTTATAACTGTTGGTTGTTGGTTCTACATGCCTGTTAGGTTGTATAATTTTCATTATATAGTTTGTGATTAAAGTTAGTATACcgcttataaaaataatatataacctACCGGTCGAGTTGAACTGACCTGAAGATGCTCGTTTGTCCTGATTTCCATTTGTAAATAATTTAAGACAAAATTACGCGGTTAGAAACTGTGGTCTACCCAAATTTGCGCACCTAGTCCCCTGAACTTTTTTTTGCATAGATCGTCCCTCCGTTAAAAATCATTAAATTTCTCCGCTAAATTGTGTATATACGGTTAGAAAGTGCCTCCTCTACTTGTGTATTTCAGACAAAATTACGCGGTTAGTCCCTATGGTTTACCCAAATTTGCGCACCTAGTCCACTGTACTTTTTTTTTGCATAGATCTTCCCTCCGTTAAAAAATCATTAAATTTCTCCGCTAAATTGTGTATATACAGTTAGAAACTGCCTCCTATACTTGTGTATTTAAGACAAAATTACGCGGTTAGTCCCTGTGGTTTACCCAAATTTACGCACGTAGTCCCCTGAACTTTTTTTTGCATAGATCGTCCCTCTGTTAGAAATCAGTAAATTTTTCCGCTAAATTGTGTATATACGGTTAGAAATTGCCTCCTCTACTTGTGTATTTAAGACAAAATTATGCGGTTAGTCCCTGTGTTTTACCCAAATTTGCGCACCTAGTCCCCTGAACTTTTTTTTGCATAGATCGTCCCTCCGTTAAAATATCATTAAATTTCTCCGCTAAAGTGTGTATATACGGTTAGAAATTGCGTCCTCTACTTGTGTTGCATCTGTCTGAATGACCATACTGTTACGTTTCTCTACAGGCTTTGAGAATGGTGTTATTCAAGCATCCTCGTTTCGTACATATCACACACCCTTGAATAAACAGGTAGCAATAAACAAGGTTAAACCAGAACTGATTATTTTATTTCATCTTCTTAATGATCATAAATTGTTTTTGTTCCTTCTTTTTTAGGTCGATTTTGTTAACTCAATGAGAGCTGCACGAGAATTTAGCTCGAGAGTTTCCAAGTCCTTGCAGGTAATATGACAGTTATGCAGGAAATGCCTCATTATCAAATCAAATCTATGTTTAGTTTTACTCTATTCGACCCATATTAAAGAATAACCTGTTTCAATCAAAACTTTTTTGTTCCATCACACAACCGTGCTAATCTGTCTATCTTGAcacttcaaattttttttttttttaactttgttACCTTCTTGAATTGTTATCTCATATTGCAGATTGAGGTCTTTCCTTATTCTGTATTTTACATGTTTTTTGAGCAATATCTTGACATATGGAAGACAGCATTAATCAGTCTCGCAGTAGCTATTGGTTAGTCATTTTCACttttcataaatataaataaataaatgaatggTTTTGTTTACTTTTCAAGTCCTCATAAACTAGTTTCCCAATATTTCGTTTGACAGGTGCTGTTTTTGTTGTCTGTTGGGTTATTACATGTAGGTATGTTCCATTCTCCTTCACTAGTATTGGCCTACTATATCTATCTTAactagttttaatatttatatttgtgATTTCGAACTTATGTAGTCATCATGACTCGAAGTCGCAATAATATGTTTCTAATGAGGATAACATAATCGACCAAGTATATGTGATTATCTAATAATTAATTTTGGATAATCAGTTTCATACTAGCTCTAACAAAACCGAAAAAAAATTCAAGTCAATTTAAAATTACTTTGACACTTATTCAGGGCATCATTTTTATTCCAAAAATCGTATTCACACTTAATTTGTTAAATAGGACAACCTAACACTCTATTCCAGCACCTGTTTTATTACACATGATTTTTATTATTCTGTAATACACCATCACTTTCGCTCTAAAATATGATTTCCTTCCTTACTAGGAAGCTAATTTCTTTATTTCTTTCGTTTCAGCATATGGAGCTCGGGTATAATTGTACTTGTACTCGTGATGATTCTTGTGGATCTCTTGGTATATTTCAATCTTGTTTTGTTTCTTTTCAATCCTTGAAGGTTTatagtatttttagatgattatggATTATATTATATGCAGGGAGTCATGGCTGTTTTGAACATCCAACTGAATGCTGTGTCGGTGGTTAACCTTGTGATGTCAGTGGGTATTTCTGTCGAGTTTTGCGTACATATAACACATGCTTTCTTGGTAAGTTTTCATACTCCTACCTCACATCATTTTAATTATTGACTTGTATTTTATAATACAGCTTTTTTTttacatcagtttgggatcacccagggcacttaaccacccacgcgttcatacAGGTTAATATGTACATTTTGTTTGCAGGTTAGCAGTGGAGACAGAGATCAGCGAACAAAGGAGGCTTTGGGTACAATGGGTGCATCAGTTTTCAGGTTTTTAATTTTTCCCtatatttttcttcatttcttgtttTATTGGATTCACGAAGCTAAGGAAAACAATATTATAATATCCATGTTACCGGTCATTGTATTGCATCggctcaaaagaaaaaaaaaagggtaaaccgaTCCTTTGACAGCCCCACACCGACCGGTCCCACGGCCAACATGTGAGGGGAAAATCGCGTAATCCATGCTTAAAGGGACATGGGGCAGGGATTGAACCCATGACCACAGCGGTATGTTGCATGTCCCTCAAAAGAAACCATACAAATCTAACATTTTCTTTTTGCAGTGGAATAACAATTACAAAGCTAGTAGGAGTAATTGTTCTTTGCTTCTCAAGGAGCGAAATATTTGTGGTATTACTCTACTCTTGATTATTACGTGTAGAGGTcaaaattttgacccatttacttatgaTGAACTAATGCGTTTGTTATAAATGGGGCCGAATAAAAAAATATTAGCTTCTTTATCTATTTCTTAATTTGTTCGATCAACTGCATGCAGGTTTATTACTTCCAAATGTACCTGGCCTTGGTTCTTCTCGGTTTCTTGCATGGACTAATTTTCTTACCAGTAAGTTATCACAGACACGTTATGAAAACTAATTGAGTCTTTGATTAATCTAGTCATCTTCAAATCAATTATGTAATGCAAATAACTTGCAAATGATATGTTTGCAGGTGGTATTAAGCATGTTTGGGCCGCCTTCTAGACGAGTCCTGGTTGAGAGGAAAGAAGATAATAAGTCTGCTGCGTCACCTACTTATTAACTTACGTTACACGAATGATTAAAGATACTTCTTTTTAGAGTTTTTTCTCCTGCCTACGGAAAATGAAAGAGTGGTAACACGTGTATATAGTGGTACATCAAGTTATAGACTACAGATGAACATATGCAGCAGATGTAACTTAACTTGTAACCCTTTATCTAATTATCTAGTTTACAACTCAGTTGATTCATGTTTGATGACCAAGGCCCAAACTCAGTTGATTCATGTTTGATGACCAAGGCCCAAATGTAATGCGATATCcgattatcattattaaagtttACAATTCCTTCTTCATATAACATGCATTCTCACTATGGTACAGTCACACCATCCGTCACAGGGTTTTACAGGGGCTTCACTTAAAAACCGCTCTCATAAAGCTTTATGGGGCGTTAAAGGGGTTAAATGAATACAGTTTTTTGTTTAGACTATATGGAGATGTCGATTAATTTTACTTAGATGTATACAATTCAAATGGGTTGTGACTGTTTTCGAATTGAGAcggtctatttttttttattttattttaacggCGATATCGACATTGAATACTTTCATTTGTCACTCACAaacgcgttaggaggaaacccaatttgcgacgatgttggcagtaccatcgaagggTGAGAATAAAATCTGGGTTGATGTTGGTAGTACCATCAATTGTTGGAAACTTCATGCTTAGAGTGAGAATAAAATCTGGGTTGGCAGTACCCCAAGGTAGATCCTCATTTCACTCAAGTCAAGTTTCGGTGGTGAGGCGGTCTATTATTTATCAGATTGCTAGTGATCAACCTTTTTAGAAATATCAATTACTCCTTCCGTCTCAATTTAATAGGCCACATTTTCAATTTGAGATGCCCAATTTAAACCAATCAGGGAGTTTATTGTAGGGAGAAGATATTTATTGGTGAAGAATAAAGTTACTGGGATTTTTTTAAAACTGCGTCGTTTTTGTCCGGAGATTATTAAAtggagacggagggagtattatttatGCCCGTGACCACTTTGACATCAACCAACCGCACATCATATGCTCATTCTGCTGTGATATAACTAACAACTGTGTCCATTAGTTTCTTGAATATAACACATCAAGATAAGAAGGCAATGATTGaatttatgtttatgttatttgttAATGCAAACAAACAAAGTGTACTTTGCAACAAAAGGCCAAGACACCTTTTATTGCAATTGTTGTCCACTATTTCAATATTTTGTATTTTTCTTGATATAACAACTTttattgtaatttattttattgcccAGCTTGGATGTACACGACAATAGAATGATCGGTGTAACGAGTTTGATTTGTCAGACTTGGTTTTTATTTTTCTTCCTTTATAGAAAACTTTCTAAATACGTAGATCGACTTTAAGCAAAGAAATTACTCACGTATGAAGTGTAGAGCATCACTGGAAAGTgcaataatttattaatttattttttaatctttatttattttttatttttttgcgaaaatatacatatataaatagggggatgattctcacacacacttttttgatcctcacacaccaattgagtattattagaagagtaaaaggttaaaataggtgtgaggatcaaaaaagtgtgtgtgagaatcatcccccatataaATAGATCATAAAGATCAAGCAACATAATACAAGTTACATAGGAAAGTGTAATAATGAGATTAAGAACGAGTCAACATTTAACTCTCTGAAGTACGTGGTTAACCCTAATCGAGGTGAAGACATGGAGAGAGGGTGGTTGATGCAGATCATTTACCAGCAAATGTGTAAATAGTTTGACGGCCAGTGGTTTTCAGGTTTATGTGAATATAAGTAGAAAATCGAGAGTAGTAAGCCTTTTGAATGAAGGTCTATGGTTCGTATATATAGGAAAAACCTAACTTCCCGTAGATATTCACTTATGATTCCTTCCATAAATGAAATGTGTGATCCTTGCCTATAAATTAGAAAATATTCTGGGCTAGTTATAAGTTGGATTAAGACCATTTGTAATGCAGTGTGAAGGCCTCGAATGTGACACCATCAAGCCACATGCAAATATTGCACTTTACAGATTATGAACTATTCAGCGCTTAATCATTTCGACGTTAGTAGTGGGTTTACAGATTATGAACTATTCAGCGCTTAATCATTTCGACGTTAGTAGCGGGTGATAAATCAGAGTGTGACATATTGACATGGAGCCATCAGCCATGTACCGTGCATTATTCTACGAAGCTGGATAGCGTAAAGTTTGTTAGTTGATAACCAGCCATGCACATGATTAGTAATGGATAGACCCGATATAAGACATGAATTCGTTAGATCTTATCTCAAGTACGGAACAGATAATCACAACCAAAATCAAACAATACAATCTTCATATAACAGATCCAAAAACCAGTTTTCTCCATTTCTATTGTTTTTCAACATAGAGCTAACAACAATGTACAACTTCTTAGGCATATAATACAATTCACTACAACATCATAAATAAATGTACCTATTACATAATTTGTACAACATTTGACCGTAAAAAGTGATAAAAACATTTTACCAAACCTATGATCTTACACTAAATATAACTTTCATCAAGACCGTATTACACCAACTGCTA includes these proteins:
- the LOC139852594 gene encoding uncharacterized protein, producing the protein MTLSFRLYTTVASIQVLLFIAISYAARSDTRILLTSNATSREKHGEDYCAMYDICGARSDGKLVNCPFGSPSVKPDDLLSAKIQSLCPTISGNICCTESQFDTLRSQVQQAIPFLVGCPACLRNFLNLFCELSCSPHQSQFINVTSISKIKSNSTVGGIDYFITDTFGNGLFESCKDVKFGSLNSRAIDFVGNGAKNFREWFAFIGRKAGLQLPGSPYAINFRSDADVSIGMKPMNVTTYSCGDTSLGCSCGDCPSASVCSSSAPPTTHKTGSCSVRIGSLKAKCIEVSLAIIYILLASAFLGWGLFHKRRAHNPDLRTKSSMSVTKGRLVHQVHDRKNENIPMQMLEDNPQITSGVQLSRVQGYMAKKFGLYGTWVARNPVLVLFSSLAFTLILSLGLIRFKVETRPEKLWVGHGSRAAAEKQYFDSHLAPFYRIEQLILATKPHAAHEKPPSIVTEENIKLLFAIQEKVDGIRANYSGSMVSLTDICLKPLDEVCATQSVLQYYKMDPKNYDDLGGVDHAEYCFQHYSSDTNCMSAFKGPLEPSTALGGFSGNNYSEASAFLITYPVNNVINKESNETKRAVAWEKAFIKLVEDELLQMVESKNLTLSYSSESSIEEELKRESSADVITILISYLVMFAYISLALGDTPRFTSFYISSKVLLGLSGVLLVMLSVISSVGFFSAIGVKSTLIIMEVIPFLVLAVGVDNMCILVHAVKRQQAQLPLEDRISNALAEVGPSITLASLSEFLAFAVGSFIPMPACRVFSMFAALAILLDFLLQVTAFVALIVFDFLRAEDQRIDCFPCIRLPSSHVDADQGNDQRKSGLLTRYMKEVHAPVLGIWLVKLVVIVVFAALSLASIALCTRIQPGLEQKIVLPRDSYLQGYFNNVSEYLRIGPPLYFVVKNYNYSSDSRQTNQLCSINHCDSNSLLNEISKASLEPKSSYIAKPAASWLDDFLVWVSPEAFGCCRKFTNGSFCPPDDQPPCCTSSDGTCSVNGFCKDCTTCFRHSDFQNDRPTTTQFTEKLPWFLAALPSSDCAKGGHGAYTNSVELNGFENGVIQASSFRTYHTPLNKQVDFVNSMRAAREFSSRVSKSLQIEVFPYSVFYMFFEQYLDIWKTALISLAVAIGAVFVVCWVITCSIWSSGIIVLVLVMILVDLLGVMAVLNIQLNAVSVVNLVMSVGISVEFCVHITHAFLVSSGDRDQRTKEALGTMGASVFSGITITKLVGVIVLCFSRSEIFVVYYFQMYLALVLLGFLHGLIFLPVVLSMFGPPSRRVLVERKEDNKSAASPTY